From Bacillus basilensis, a single genomic window includes:
- a CDS encoding TatD family hydrolase yields the protein MLFDTHSHLNAEQFEEDLQEVIARMKEAGVAYTVVVGFDEVTIKKAIELAEAYDFIYAAVGWHPVDAIDMTEEHLAWLEELASHPKVVALGEMGLDYHWDKSPKEIQKEVFRKQITLAKKVKLPIIIHNRDATQDIVDILEEENAAEVGGIMHCFSGSVEVAQRCVDMNFLISLGGPVTFKNAKKPKEVAAEIPLEKLLIETDCPYLTPHPFRGKRNEPSYVKLVAEEIANLKGISYEEVAEITTKNAKALFGVE from the coding sequence ATGTTGTTTGATACACATTCACATTTGAATGCAGAGCAATTTGAAGAAGATTTGCAAGAAGTTATTGCGCGAATGAAAGAAGCGGGAGTTGCTTATACAGTTGTTGTTGGTTTTGATGAAGTAACGATAAAAAAGGCGATTGAATTAGCCGAAGCCTATGATTTTATTTACGCTGCGGTTGGATGGCATCCAGTTGATGCAATCGACATGACAGAAGAGCATTTAGCGTGGTTAGAAGAACTTGCTTCCCATCCTAAAGTCGTTGCCCTTGGAGAAATGGGCTTAGATTATCACTGGGATAAGTCTCCAAAAGAAATACAGAAGGAAGTATTCCGTAAACAAATTACATTAGCAAAAAAGGTAAAATTGCCGATTATTATACATAACCGCGATGCAACTCAAGATATTGTTGATATTCTGGAAGAAGAGAATGCGGCTGAAGTGGGAGGTATTATGCATTGCTTTAGCGGCAGCGTAGAAGTAGCGCAGCGATGTGTAGATATGAACTTTTTAATTTCATTAGGCGGACCGGTTACATTTAAGAATGCTAAGAAACCGAAAGAAGTTGCTGCAGAGATTCCATTAGAAAAATTGTTAATCGAGACGGATTGTCCATATTTAACACCACATCCATTTCGAGGGAAACGAAATGAACCGAGCTATGTAAAACTTGTAGCAGAAGAAATTGCGAACTTAAAAGGAATTTCTTATGAGGAAGTAGCAGAAATAACAACAAAAAATGCAAAAGCTTTATTTGGTGTTGAATAA
- the rnmV gene encoding ribonuclease M5, whose amino-acid sequence MKIKEIIVVEGKDDTVAIKRAVDADTIETNGSAIGDHVIEQVKLALQKRGVIIFTDPDYPGERIRKIISDKVPGCKHAFLPKEEALAKRKKAVGIEHASNESIRRALENIHEEMEAYTSEISWSDLVDAGLVGGEMAKSRRERMGKLLKIGYTNAKQLHKRLQMFQVSKESFAEAYKQVIQEERK is encoded by the coding sequence ATGAAAATTAAAGAGATTATCGTTGTAGAAGGTAAAGATGATACAGTTGCGATTAAGCGCGCTGTTGATGCGGATACAATTGAAACGAACGGTTCAGCAATCGGTGATCATGTTATTGAGCAAGTTAAATTAGCGCTGCAAAAAAGAGGCGTTATTATTTTCACAGATCCGGATTATCCTGGAGAGCGTATTCGAAAAATTATTTCTGATAAGGTTCCGGGATGTAAACATGCTTTTTTACCGAAGGAAGAAGCACTTGCTAAAAGGAAAAAAGCCGTCGGAATTGAACATGCTTCTAATGAATCAATTCGCCGTGCTTTAGAGAATATACATGAAGAAATGGAAGCTTACACAAGTGAAATTAGTTGGAGCGATCTAGTCGATGCAGGCTTAGTGGGCGGAGAAATGGCAAAGAGTCGCAGAGAAAGAATGGGTAAGCTATTAAAGATTGGTTATACAAATGCAAAACAGTTACATAAACGTTTACAAATGTTTCAAGTTTCAAAAGAATCGTTTGCAGAGGCTTATAAGCAAGTCATACAGGAGGAAAGAAAATGA
- the rsmA gene encoding 16S rRNA (adenine(1518)-N(6)/adenine(1519)-N(6))-dimethyltransferase RsmA produces the protein MKDIATPNRTKDIVEKYGFSFKKSLGQNFLIDTNVLNRIVDHAEIGSESGAIEIGPGIGALTEQLAKRAKKVVAFEIDQRLLPILDETLAPYSNVTVINKDVLKADVHEVFSEQFEEGQDVMVVANLPYYITTPILFKLLEEKLPVRGFVVMMQKEVGDRLAAKPGTKEYGSLSIAIQYYTEVETVMTVPRTVFVPQPNVDSAIIRLLKRPKPVVEVTDENFFFEVVRASFAQRRKTLMNNLSNNLNGFPKDKELLDRILTEVEIDPKRRGETLSIEEFATLSNALVLHKLS, from the coding sequence ATGAAGGATATCGCAACGCCAAATCGTACGAAAGACATTGTTGAAAAGTATGGATTTTCATTCAAAAAGAGTTTAGGACAAAATTTTTTAATTGATACGAATGTATTAAATCGTATCGTTGATCACGCTGAAATTGGTTCAGAAAGTGGTGCAATTGAAATTGGACCAGGTATCGGTGCGTTAACAGAACAATTAGCGAAGCGTGCTAAAAAAGTAGTGGCTTTTGAAATTGATCAGAGATTGTTACCGATTTTAGATGAGACGTTAGCTCCATATAGCAACGTTACAGTTATAAATAAAGATGTACTAAAGGCAGATGTACATGAGGTGTTTAGTGAGCAATTTGAGGAAGGGCAAGATGTAATGGTAGTAGCTAACTTACCATACTATATTACAACGCCAATTTTATTTAAATTGCTGGAAGAGAAATTACCGGTTCGTGGATTTGTTGTTATGATGCAAAAAGAAGTTGGGGATCGTTTAGCTGCTAAACCTGGAACGAAAGAGTATGGTTCTTTATCAATTGCTATTCAGTATTATACAGAGGTAGAAACAGTTATGACTGTACCACGTACAGTGTTTGTACCACAACCAAATGTTGATTCTGCAATTATCCGTCTTCTAAAACGTCCGAAACCAGTTGTAGAAGTAACAGATGAGAATTTCTTCTTTGAAGTAGTACGAGCAAGTTTTGCACAGCGTCGTAAAACTTTAATGAATAATTTATCAAATAATTTAAATGGTTTCCCGAAAGATAAAGAGCTGTTAGATCGAATTTTAACAGAAGTAGAAATTGATCCAAAACGAAGAGGCGAAACGCTATCTATTGAAGAGTTTGCAACATTAAGTAATGCATTAGTTCTTCATAAATTGTCATAA